The DNA sequence CAAGAGCAAGTCCAACGAAAATTGCTGGCCGGGCAAGTGGCAGTGCAATTCGCCAGAAACTGCTATACATAGTGTGCCCCAGTGACCGTGAAACGTCTAAGACGCAGATCGATTGGCTTAGGAATGATGCCCGTGCAGTCATATAAATATAGGGGTATAGAACCAGAGATAACATGATGATTGCCCCCCCGAGGGATCTAATCTCCGGAAAATAATAGGCCCCATAGCCGAGGCCTGTCATCTCTCTAATGGCTGTTTGTACGGGACCCGCAAAATCTAACAATCCAGTATAGGTATAGGCAATAATATAGGCTGGCATGGCAATTGGTAATAAGAGGGCCCATTCAAAAAGACGTTTGAGAGGGAAGTCGCACATGGAGACAAACCAAGCAGCAGAGACACCAAGAAGAAGCGAGCCAAACCCTACGCCGATCATCAGCAGTAAAGAATTTGAAACATAGGTCCATAAGACGGTTTCTACCAAATGTGAAAAGACGGTATCACTCGGTGAAAAAATATAACTGGTGATTACAAGCGTAGGGCTAATAAGGATCAAAGCAATAAAGCACCCTAAAAGCAGTGTTTTATTCTCTGTTAGCATTCTTACGAGTGCACTATCTTGTTTCTTTTGAAGGTCAGCCATGCTGCTTCTTACCATAAATAAAAAGGCTCAAAAACTAATTTGAGCCTTTTTTCAATTTCTAGGTTTTTATGCTATTTCCAGCCTGCTTTGTCCAGAGCGATCACAGCGTTCCGGTTACCTTCACCCAGCTTTGAAAGGTTGATGGAATCGGCCTTGAAGGACCCCCATGATTTAAGAAGATCGCTTGGTTCAACGTCCTTACGTACTGAAAATTCGCCATTCACATCACCGTAAAAGATTTGTGCTTCTTTGCTAGAGAGAAATTCGATCAATTTTACGGCATTATCTTTATTCTTCGATGCCTTTGTTACAGCAATTCCTGAAACGTTCACGTGGGTGCCGCGGTTCATCTGGTTAGGCCAAAAGACGGCCACTTTTTGTGCGGCTGCCACTTGTGTTGCATCTGAAGACCTAAGCATACCAGCAAGATAGTAGGTATTGGCAACAGCAATGTCACATTGGCCAGCGGCAGCTGCTTTTATTTGGTCTCGGTCTCCGCCTCGTGGAGGTTTTGCAAAATTTGAAACCATGCCTTCAGCCCATTCTACTGTTTTATCCATGCCATTAGTTGCCAGAATGCTGGCCACAAGAGATTGATTATAAATATTACTGCTTGAGCGGATACAAATTTTGCCTTTCCATTTCGGATTAGCAAGGTCTTCATAGGTACTAAGCTCAGACGGA is a window from the Temperatibacter marinus genome containing:
- a CDS encoding Fe(3+) ABC transporter substrate-binding protein; its protein translation is MIKGILASSLALSGFGYTAVADEEVNIYSARKEQLIKPLLETFQKKTGIKVNLVSGSADALLKRLQQEGRNSPADILITTDAGRLHRAKEAGVTQTLVSKKVEMAIPAQYRDIDMQWVGLSLRARPIMYVKGKVNPSELSTYEDLANPKWKGKICIRSSSNIYNQSLVASILATNGMDKTVEWAEGMVSNFAKPPRGGDRDQIKAAAAGQCDIAVANTYYLAGMLRSSDATQVAAAQKVAVFWPNQMNRGTHVNVSGIAVTKASKNKDNAVKLIEFLSSKEAQIFYGDVNGEFSVRKDVEPSDLLKSWGSFKADSINLSKLGEGNRNAVIALDKAGWK